Proteins encoded together in one Epinephelus moara isolate mb chromosome 2, YSFRI_EMoa_1.0, whole genome shotgun sequence window:
- the rab38a gene encoding ras-related protein Rab-38 → MQNNHNKEHLYKILVIGDLGVGKTSIIKRYVHHNFSPNYRATIGVDFALKVLNWDQETVRLQLWDIAGQERFGNMTRVYYREAMGAFIVFDVTRPASFEAVTKWKEDLDSKLTLANGKHVATVLLANKCDQGRDVLTNNGIKMEQFCQENGFVGWYETSAKENINIDEAANCLVKHIIASENDMLQSEVPDTITPQLENDKGGTCSSCFRSQ, encoded by the exons ATGCAGAACAACCACAACAAGGAGCATCTCTATAAGATTCTTGTCATAGGGGACCTCGGTGTGGGCAAGACCAGCATCATCAAGCGGTATGTGCATCACAACTTCAGCCCCAATTACCGAGCCACCATCGGGGTGGACTTCGCACTCAAAGTCCTCAACTGGGATCAGGAGACGGTGCGTCTGCAGCTGTGGGACATTGCAG GTCAGGAGAGGTTTGGCAACATGACCCGCGTGTACTACCGTGAGGCCATGGGCGCCTTCATCGTGTTTGATGTCACAAGGCCCGCCTCCTTTGAGGCTGTCACCAAATGGAAGGAGGACTTGGATTCCAAACTGACACTTGCCAATGGGAAACATGTAGCCACTGTGCTTTTGGCCAATAAATGTGACCAGGGCCGGGACGTTCTGACCAATAATGGAATAAAGATGGAGCAGTTCTGCCAGGAGAACGGCTTTGTGGGATGGTACGAGACGTCTGCCAAG GAAAACATCAACATCGATGAAGCGGCGAACTGCTTGGTGAAACACATCATTGCCAGTGAGAATGACATGCTCCAATCAGAAGTCCCCGACACCATCACCCCCCAATTAGAGAATGACAAAGGCGGGACATGCTCCTCCTGCTTCAGATCCCAGTAA